The following are from one region of the Trichoderma breve strain T069 chromosome 5, whole genome shotgun sequence genome:
- a CDS encoding FAD binding domain-containing protein: MKVLIIGGGVGGLCLAHGLLKTGIEVQVFEQQSNNTENLAGYGIHINQDGRRALRTCLPLSNWTQLQTIFTPAGAQLYFRDTQLQLLAERDDAELSGKSIKETERCGIGRLELRDVLLEGLVNKSPPVVQWRKFFIRYDQLLGGQVRAHFSDGTFVDGDLLVGADGPNSTVRHQYLPDLKRLDLGVSAIAGRYLLDERRIENLPAEITDGSLNNIVPYGKGWMFSSAWKSRPADGNHYSEAEHYVVWAYVLPTEDIPQNANALDGSKLRDHVLEVTKGWSPQLRNMLSDSDTSSIKYLSLRSMPTLSKWDPSNVTLLGDAIHNMTPMGGIGANTALQDAEVLSRHITDVAAGRLTITEAVGNYQDEMLVYANEALQLSRRNAENACNGGGIRRFIFRGLLRAAQASPVIMRATIGRTAVKE, translated from the exons ATGAAAGTATTGATAATAGGCGGCGGTGTCGGAGGACTCTGCTTGGCGCATGGTCTTCTCAAGACAGGAATAGAAGTGCAGGTGTTTGAGCAACAG TCAAATAACACTGAGAACTTAGCTGGATATGGAATTCATATCAATCAAGACGGTAGACGTGCATTGCGGACCTGCCTGCCACTTTCGAACTGGACGCAACTCCAGACTATTTTCACACCCGCTGGGGCACAATTATATTTTCGCGACACACAGCTACAGCTCTTAGCCGAACGAGACGATGCAGAGCTAAGTGGAAAGTCGATCAAAGAAACAGAGCGATGTGGTATCGGACGACTAGAGCTTCGCGATGTCTTACTCGAAGGTCTTGTCAACAAATCACCCCCGGTTGTCCAGTGGAGAAAATTCTTCATTCGATATGATCAACTCTTAGGCGGGCAGGTTCGCGCTCATTTTTCCGATGGGACTTTTGTTGATGGAGACTTACTTGTTGGTGCTGACGGACCAAACTCGACAGTACGCCATCAGTATCTTCCAGATCTCAAACGTTTGGATCTTGGAGTTTCTGCTATTGCCGGCCGTTACTTGCTCGATGAGCGGCGAATTGAAAACCTTCCAGCTGAGATAACAGATGGATCACTCAACAACATTGTCCCATATGGGAAAGGTTGGATGTTCAGCTCAGCATGGAAGTCCAGACCCGCTGATGGAAATCATTATTCGGAGGCGGAACACTACGTTGTTTGGGCGTATGTCTTGCCAACAGAAGATATTCCTCAAAATGCCAATGCGCTCGACGGATCAAAATTGAGAGACCACGTACTTGAAGTTACGAAAGGATGGTCGCCACAGTTGCGAAACATGTTGAGCGACTCGGATACGTCCTCTATCAAGTATCTATCTCTGCGTTCGATGCCAACGCTGTCCAAGTGGGATCCCAGTAATGTCACCCTTCTGGGTGATGCTATTCACAATATGACACCTATGGGCGGTATTGGTGCCAACACTGCACTTCAGGATGCAGAAGTTCTTTCAAGGCATATCACGGACGTTGCGGCTGGTAGATTAACCATAACTGAAGCAGTTGGCAATTATCAAGATGAAATGTTAGTTTATGCCAACGAGGCATTGCAGCTGTCTCGAAGAAATGCGGAAAACGCATGCAACGGGGGAGGAATCCGACGCTTTATTTTTCGAGGTCTTCTCCGTGCCGCACAGGCCTCCCCTGTTATTATGCGTGCAACTATTGGCCGAACGGCAGTGAAAGAGTAA